One Phocaeicola dorei genomic region harbors:
- a CDS encoding DUF5683 domain-containing protein, with the protein MKRKTSTYKVFTFMLLCLMMAGSLNVHAQKARNRRMGIKADSIIQVKDSLVIDSLRLLEERQKIENMEAPVDTAALVRKNDSIQKAMAAETKPRFIPNSNRAIWLALVIPGGGQIYNRKYWKLPIVYGGFVGCAYALTWNNRMYKDYSQAYLDIMDDDPNTKSYEDFLPHGVSAEGMEDTFKKRKDFYRRYRDLSIFCFIGVYILSVIDAYVDAELSDFDISKDLGLQIQPVIFNDGRSRIPNTIGLQCSFKF; encoded by the coding sequence TTGAAAAGAAAAACATCCACATATAAAGTGTTTACATTCATGCTTTTATGCCTTATGATGGCTGGAAGCCTGAATGTTCACGCCCAAAAGGCACGCAACCGCCGTATGGGTATAAAGGCAGATTCTATCATACAAGTCAAAGATTCACTTGTCATTGACAGCCTAAGATTGTTGGAAGAACGACAAAAGATAGAAAATATGGAAGCACCTGTTGATACTGCCGCTTTAGTCCGTAAAAATGATTCCATACAGAAAGCAATGGCTGCCGAAACAAAACCCCGATTTATTCCGAACTCCAACCGTGCCATCTGGCTGGCGTTGGTAATTCCCGGCGGAGGACAGATATACAACCGTAAATATTGGAAACTGCCGATAGTATATGGAGGATTTGTGGGATGTGCATATGCGCTGACCTGGAACAACAGAATGTACAAGGACTATTCGCAAGCCTATCTGGATATTATGGACGATGACCCTAATACCAAAAGCTACGAAGACTTCCTGCCTCATGGCGTGAGTGCGGAAGGTATGGAGGATACCTTTAAAAAACGAAAAGATTTTTATCGCCGATATCGGGATTTAAGCATATTCTGTTTTATCGGTGTATATATACTATCTGTCATAGACGCATACGTGGATGCTGAACTATCTGATTTTGATATATCCAAAGACTTAGGTCTTCAAATACAACCTGTTATTTTTAATGATGGCCGGAGCAGGATACCTAATACAATAGGCCTGCAATGCAGCTTCAAATTTTAA
- a CDS encoding ParB/RepB/Spo0J family partition protein, translated as MAVQKKFALGRGLDALISTEEVKTAGSSSINEIELSKISVNPNQPRREFDPVALQELADSIAEIGIIQPITLRQLSEDSYQIIAGERRYRASIQAGLKSIPAYIRTADDENVMEMALIENIQREDLNSLEIALAYQHLLEQYALTQERLSERVGKKRTTIANYLRLLKLPAQIQVALKNREIDMGHARALLSLDDPKTQIRIFNEIQSQGYSVRKVEEIVKALSSGETVDSGGKKIKPKGSKLSEEYTLLQSHLCGFFGSKVQLSCTAKGKGKISIPFNNEEDLERIMEILDSLKKKE; from the coding sequence ATGGCAGTACAGAAAAAATTTGCTTTAGGACGCGGGCTTGACGCACTGATCTCGACCGAAGAAGTAAAGACAGCCGGCTCATCTTCTATCAATGAGATAGAACTGAGCAAAATATCCGTCAACCCTAACCAACCGCGCCGTGAATTTGATCCGGTGGCGTTACAGGAGTTGGCTGACTCTATTGCCGAAATTGGTATCATCCAACCCATTACGTTGCGTCAACTGAGTGAAGACTCTTACCAGATCATAGCCGGAGAACGTCGTTACCGCGCCTCCATACAGGCAGGACTTAAATCTATTCCGGCATACATCCGCACAGCCGATGACGAGAATGTAATGGAAATGGCGTTGATTGAAAATATTCAGCGTGAAGATTTGAATTCATTGGAGATTGCACTGGCTTATCAACATTTATTGGAACAATATGCATTGACACAGGAACGGCTGAGCGAACGTGTCGGAAAAAAACGTACCACTATCGCCAATTATCTGCGTCTGCTGAAACTTCCGGCTCAGATTCAAGTAGCATTGAAAAACCGCGAAATAGACATGGGACACGCCCGTGCCTTATTGTCCTTAGATGATCCTAAGACCCAAATACGTATCTTTAATGAAATACAGTCACAAGGCTATTCTGTCCGCAAAGTGGAAGAAATTGTCAAGGCACTGAGCAGTGGCGAGACAGTGGACAGCGGTGGGAAGAAGATCAAACCAAAAGGTTCCAAACTATCCGAGGAATACACTTTGCTGCAAAGCCATCTCTGCGGATTCTTCGGTTCAAAAGTACAGCTTTCATGCACAGCCAAAGGAAAAGGCAAGATCAGTATTCCGTTCAACAACGAAGAGGACTTGGAACGAATCATGGAAATATTGGATTCACTGAAAAAGAAAGAATAA
- a CDS encoding lytic transglycosylase domain-containing protein, which yields MKNFLIGLFTFIGTTGINAQTQSITVHSQTTGKEEIIDVPESMQSEMDSLYWDWQSKNYITLGENCTMASTNPVVSDSIYMDRLSRIPSIIEMPYNEAVRKFIDMYAVRLRNKVSFMLAATNFYMPIFEEALDLYDLPQELKYLPVIESALNPVAVSRQGATGLWQFMLGTGKIYGLKNNSLIDERRDPVKSTWAAARYLKDLYDIYQDWNLVLAAYNCGPGTINKAIRRAGGATDYWTIYNYLPKETRGYVPAFIAANYIMTYYCEHDICPMETQLPNATDTIHINKDLHLQQVAEVCNINLDQLRSLNPQYKKDIIPGNSELCVLRLPNNFVSTFIDRQDSVFAYKPNEYLTKRKTVAIKETTSSRNRSSKGTLYHKIKQGDTLGGIAAKYHVSISQLRNLNGIKGNNIRAGKSLRIR from the coding sequence ATGAAAAACTTTTTAATTGGTTTATTTACATTTATAGGAACAACGGGAATCAACGCACAAACCCAAAGTATTACCGTTCACTCGCAAACTACAGGAAAAGAAGAAATTATTGATGTTCCTGAAAGTATGCAGTCAGAAATGGACAGTCTTTACTGGGACTGGCAATCTAAGAATTACATCACATTGGGAGAGAACTGCACAATGGCCTCTACCAACCCTGTTGTAAGTGATTCCATCTATATGGATCGTCTGTCACGTATCCCCTCTATCATAGAAATGCCTTACAACGAGGCTGTACGCAAATTCATTGATATGTATGCCGTCCGTCTGCGCAATAAAGTATCCTTTATGCTTGCGGCAACCAATTTTTATATGCCTATCTTTGAAGAAGCACTTGATTTATACGACCTTCCTCAAGAACTGAAATATCTGCCGGTTATAGAATCTGCCTTAAATCCTGTTGCAGTTTCCCGCCAGGGAGCTACCGGTTTGTGGCAGTTTATGCTGGGTACAGGAAAAATATACGGGCTGAAAAACAATAGTCTGATAGACGAAAGGCGGGACCCGGTCAAATCAACTTGGGCGGCGGCACGTTATCTGAAAGACTTATATGACATCTATCAAGACTGGAACCTGGTATTGGCAGCTTACAACTGCGGGCCAGGCACTATCAACAAAGCCATACGCCGTGCCGGAGGAGCCACAGATTATTGGACAATCTACAACTACCTGCCCAAAGAAACCCGTGGGTACGTTCCTGCTTTCATTGCAGCAAACTACATCATGACTTATTATTGCGAACATGACATCTGTCCCATGGAAACACAGCTCCCCAACGCTACAGACACCATTCACATAAACAAAGACCTCCACTTACAACAAGTGGCAGAAGTATGCAACATCAACCTCGACCAGCTTCGCAGCCTGAATCCCCAATACAAAAAGGATATTATTCCCGGTAACAGCGAGTTGTGTGTACTTCGTTTGCCCAATAACTTTGTCAGTACTTTCATTGACCGCCAAGACAGTGTATTCGCTTATAAACCCAATGAATATCTGACCAAAAGAAAAACGGTAGCTATCAAAGAAACAACCAGTAGCAGAAACCGCTCATCCAAGGGAACTCTTTATCATAAAATCAAACAAGGAGACACATTGGGAGGAATTGCCGCCAAATACCACGTATCCATCAGTCAATTACGTAATCTAAACGGTATAAAGGGCAATAATATCAGAGCCGGAAAAAGTTTGCGGATCAGATGA